Below is a window of Corallococcus silvisoli DNA.
CTGGCAGGGGCTTGTTGTCCGGCGGCGCGCACCGGGCCGAGGCGACGATGAAGGCGTCCGTCAGCGCCAGCCCGTCGTCCCGACTTTCACTGTGGGGCTGACTCGCGAAGCCCGCGCGGTGAAGGCCCGCGAAGAGGAAGTCGCCCGAGCGGTCGCCGGTGAACATCCGCCCCGTCCGGTTGGCGCCGTGCGCGGCGGGGGCCAGCCCCACGATGATCAGCCGGGCCTTCGGGTCGCCGAACCCCGGGACGGGCTTCCCCCAGTAGTCCCAGTCGCGGTAGGCGCGCCGCTTCACCCGGGCCACCTCCTCGCGCCACGCCACGAGCCGGGGGCAGGCCCGGCAGGCGATGATCTCCTGGTGCAGCTTCTCCAGCTTCGTCACGGCCCGCGCCCGCTCCCCTTGTAGAGCTCCGTGCGGCGGTAGCGCTGGAGGACGACGCTCAGGACGACCTTGAGGATGGCGCTGGCCGGGACCGCCAGGAGGATGCCCACGAAGCCGAACAGCTCACCGAACGCGAGCACGGCGATGATGACCGCCACGGGCGCCAGGCCCACCTTCTCCCCCACGACGCGCGGGGTGATGACGAAGCCTTCGGCCAGCTGACCGATGATGAAGGTCGCCGCCACCACCGCCAACTGCCACGGCCCCTGCCACGACAGGAGCACGCCCAACACCGCCAGCACCACGCCAATGCCCGTGCCCAGGTAGGGCACCATGTTGCCGAAGCCGGCGATGAGCCCGATGGCGATGGCCAGGTCGATGCGCGCCACGGACAGCCCCACCGCGTAGAGCACCGACAGGATGGCCCCCACGGTGAGCTGGCCCTGCACGAAGGCGGACAGCACCTCGTCCACCTCCCGGAAGCGCTGGCTCACCAGCGCCACCGAGCGGCGCGGCAGCAGGTCCTGGATGCTCCCCATCAAGCGCGGGTAGTCCTGGAGGAAGAAGAACGCCAGCACCGGCACCACCGACAGGCCCAGCAGCGTGGCCGCGAAGCGCGCGGTGTTGCCGGCGAAGCTCGCGACGAGCCGCGCCGCGGTGGGGCCCGCGCTCTGGATCAGCTCCGACGCCTTCTCCCCCAGCTCCGCGGTGCGCTGGCTCACCAGGTCCGGCAACGACACGCCCAGGAGCGACTCCACCTGCGGCACCACCTGGGTGCTGGCCCGCTGGAAGAAGCCGGGCAGCTTCGCCGCCTCGTCACGGAACACCGGCACCAGGTACAGCCCCGCGCCCACCAGCAGGAGCGTGCCCGCGAAGAAGAGCACGGACGTGCCCCACGTGCGGTCCAGGCCGCGCTTCTCCAGGAGCGTGACCAGCGGGTTGAACGCGTACGCGCCCGTCAGCGCCAGCAACACTGGCACCGCCACCCCGCCGGACACCGACAGGAGCGCGAACACCAGCGCCAACGAGCCCACCATCGCCCCGGACCACACGAAGTCGACCCGACGAGCCTCCGCCTCGTCCAACGCCGCGGGGTCTCCGGCCGGAGGCACGGGCTCCGGGTGCACGACATGCAACACCGGGGAGACCTCCGGGGACGCGGCGGACTGGGGGACCTTCACCGCGCGCTCACTGCCTTTCTTGCGACGTCCGATGACCGCCTCCTGTCCCCGCCCATCCTACGGCGTCTTGGGCTCCTGATTGCGGCTCACGAATGGGCCAAAGCCGTCGCCCGCCACCTCGCGGTCCAAGGCACCAGCCTTGACACGGCCCGGTTGCGTATCGCTCACCGCCCGCCGTTGGAGGGACGGAGGAACGTCTGCGTCCACTCCCCCAGCGTCACCTCGCGCGGACCGGGAACGCCTCGACCCTCACTTCACGGAGCGCCGCCGCCCTCGGGCGCCAGGGGCCGCAGCTTCACGTTGAGCGTCACCCGCGCCCCGCTGGGCGAGTAGTAGGTCGTGTACGGATAGAAGCCGCGCTTCTTCACCTCGACCTGGTGGAAGCCCGCGTCATGCAGCCGCAGGCTCCGGGACACCCCGGAGAAGTCGCTGCACTTGCCCTGCTCCACGCCGTCCAGCAGCACGTCCGCATCCGAGGGTTCGCACCGGAGCACCAGGTCCCCGCTCTTGCCCTCGGCGGAGGCCATCAGCTCGCGCGCACGGACCACCGTCGCCGGCTGTTCCTGCTTCGCCGCGCAGCCGCCCGCAAGCACCGCGAGCGTCAACACTGCCGCCCACCCGACTCGCATCACGGCGCCACGTTCAGCTCGACCGTGACTTCCATCACACCGGCCGGTCGCGCCGGAGCGCCAGCGGCGGTCGTCTGGGGCTTGGAGGCGGCGGCCAGCGCGTCGGTCGCGAGGAGCAGGCAGGGCGCGAAACGTTTCAGGGACATCGTCGTTCCTCGGGCACTCGCGGCGGCGCTACTGCGTGACGATGACGACCCGGCCCTCGGCCAGGAAGCGCGTGTTCGCCTCGGTGAGCGCGCGGGCCCCTTCCGCGTTCAGGACCAAGTCGGAGCCCTGGAGTTGCGCGGCCTTCACCACCAGCGGCTTGTCGCCCACGCGCGCGGCCTTGCGGGCGGCCTCCAGGTTCTCGAACCAGGCCGCCACGCCCGTCGTGCCACGCGCCTCGTCCGTGAGCACCGTCGCGCCGTAGAGCGCCTTGCCCGCCGCATCCACCAGCCTGGGCGAGAGCACCGGCTTCACGCCCAATCCGCGCGCGTCCACCACGAGGCCGGTGTACTTCGCCGCGCCCTCCGCGTTGAGCACGATGGCCACGTCCTGCGCGGGCGTCAGCGCCGCGGTGAGCGCCGCGAGCGGCACCTCCACGTCCAGCTCCACGCCGCTGTCGGAGAAGTAGCGCCGGGCCACGACCTTGTAGCCGCGGATGGCGCCTTCCACGCGGGCCTTCACCTCGTCGCGGGACCACTCATCGCCCACGGTGCGGCCCGCGCTCACCTGGATGACCTTGGCCTGCTCCAGGAGGTTGCGGAACGCGTCCAGCTTCGCGGCGCGCTCGGCGCCCAGGCGCGCCTGGGCCGGGTTGGCGGCCTTGAGGTCCGGCGCCCCGGAGCCCGTGGCGCGCAGGATCTGCCCCTCCCAGTTGATGCCCGGCGAGCCAGCGCCACGCACGGCCTCGACGGCGGGTGCGGCGCTCTTCGCGTCCTTGCCCTGGCCCAGCGCCGTCAGCGGCACGACCAGCAACAAACCCCACAGCGAACGCCTCACGGAGCACTCCTCCCGCTGTCGCCGCGACACGTCGGCGAGCGCACAGGAAACCACTCCGGTCATTCAAGGGGGCCACTCCGCGCGAAGTCAAGGCGACCCGAAGGACGGACGGATCCACCTGACGTCCTCCGCGCGCATTCCGTGAACCGCCGGTGGCACCGCGCGGTCGCGGTGGCACACCCGGAGGATCACCTCGCGTGTCAGTTGCCTTCGGTGTGACGGTCCACGTACGCGTCGATCATCTTGCGGTGCCGCTCGGTGAGCAGCGTGAAGCGCACACCTGACTGCTCCTTGCGCCCCAACTCCTTCCACTCGCGTACGACTTCACCCTCGGCGTAGATGATCTCCTCGGAGCCGGGGAGCTGGAACTGGAGGCCCACGCGGCGCGCGTCGTGCTGGGGCTCGATGAGGCGCGACAGGCTGACGCCCTCCTGGCTGATGTCCGCCGCGCGGGTCATGTACGGCACGCCGCCCATGTACTTGTTGAGGTAGATGTCCAGGGGCGCCCGATTGGCCTTCCGCTTCTCGCTCATTGGCTCATGACCTCCGGCTGGTGCAACAGGCCGCTGCGTGGGTGAAGCGACCTGAAGGCACAGTACGGTCAGACGTCATGCGCGCAAGAAAACGGCGCCCTGCTCCCTCGGAAGACCGGCCTGGAGGCGCCGTCTTTTTTCGCTCGCTGGATTCTTCGCGTTGGCTTGTGCGTACGACCTGCCCGGAAGGATGACCGGCGGCGCATGCGCGGCCCTATAGTCCCCTCCATTCTCGTGAAAGGCGGAAGCATGCGGATGCAGTGGAAGGCGGCCCTGGTGCTGATGCTTGGCGCTCCGGGACTCGCGCTGGCGCAGTCCTCGACCAAGACCTCGAAGCCGGCCGCCGCGCCGGAGGCCCCCGCGCAGGCGGCCTCCCAGGCGCCGCCGGACCTCCAGACGGATGATCAGAAGGCCATCTATTCGCTCGGCGTGACGCTGGGCCAGAGCGTGACGGCGCTCGCGCTGACGCCCGCGGAGGTGCAGCTGCTCCAGCACGGCCTCCAGGACGCGCTCGCCGGCACATCCCCCGCCGTGGATCCAAAGGAGTACACGCCGAAGATCCAGGCGCTCGCGAAGGCACGCCAGGCCCAGGTCAACGTCGCCACGCTGGACCGAGCCTCCAAGGAGCCTGGGGCCACCCGGCTGCCCTCCGGCGTCATCTACCGGGAGCTCAAGGCCGGCACCGGCAAGGTGCCCCGCGCCATCGACACCGTGAAGGTGCACTACCGGGGCACCCTGGTGGACGGCTCGGAGTTCGACAGCTCCTACGCGCGCGGCATGGCGGCGGAGTTCCCGCTCAACGGCGTCATCCCCTGCTGGACCCAGGGCGTGCAGAAGATGAAGGTCGGCGGCAAGGCGAAGCTCACCTGCCCCGCGAGCACCGCGTACGGGGAGCGTCCGCCCACCGGCTCGCGCATCCCGCCCAATGCCGTGCTCCAGTTCGACGTGGAGCTGGTGGACATCCCCGGCAACACCGCCGTCACCCCGTAGCGCGTCCCCCGCGACGGGGGCCCGTGCGAAACGGGCCCCCGCGCAGGCATCAGCGCACCGGCGAGCGCACCGACCGGCCACCGAAGGGCGGATCCGCCATGATGGCCTGGGCCATCCGGTCCGCGAAGGTGCGCCCCTCCCGCTCAAAGGCCGCCGTCTCCTCCTCGTTCAGGAGCACGCGAACCTCGAACTGGACGATGCCGCCCACCAGGACCTCGATGGACAGCGCTCCGCCCCGCCCGCGCAGCACGCGGTACAGGAGCGGACTCTGGAGCAGCACCTCCTCGTCGCTCACGGAATCTCCGCCACCTGCGCGTCGGCCACCGGCGCGTTGATGACCATCACCTCCGGCACGCCGCCAGACGTGTAGCCGCCGAACTTGAAGCAGTCCTTGTCCTCCGGCGTGGTGCACTTCCACACGCCCGGATCCGCGTCCACCGGCAGCCGCGTGCAGACCTTCCGCGCCCCCAGGTCCAGCGTCATCATCCGCAGCGGGCCCTCGAAGTTCTTCGCGGGCAGGCCCAGCGCCTGCCCCAGCACCGCCGGGTCATGCTTGCCGTCCGCCGTCTTCGCCTTCTCCACCGCGCCGTGGATGGTCGCCGACGGCGCCGCGAACAGGTAGCAGCCCGCGTCGTTGCAGCGGCCGAAGTTCTTCGCGGCCGCCTGCACCACGAACTTCTGGTACGCGCTGTCCGTCATCAGCCACGACACCTTGCGGTCCGGGAAGTTCTTGTCCACGTGCTGATCGATGCCGTAGGGGCTGGCCAGCGTGTCCGCCTCCTTGGAGATGCTCTTCTGCGCATCGTCACAGTTGTCCACCAGCGACGCGGCCGCGGGCTCCGACGGCTCGGACGGCTTCGAGCCCCCCTTCATCGAGGCACAGCCCACCACGGTCGACAGGGAACCCAGCAACAGCGCTCGGGAAATGAAATTCACGGTCACTCCTCCAGAGATGTGAAAATTGGAAGGCCCGGATATCACAGCGAGGCTGCGGTGGCGCGCAACAAAGCGTCCGCGCTGACGGGGGCGCCGGTGGCGTGGCGCATCCATTCGTCCGGGGTGACGGAGCCGAAGATGGCCATGCGCTCGAACTCCGCGCCCAGCGGGCCGTGCTGCTTCAGGTGCTCTTCAATCTGGAAGGCGATGAGGTGCCCGAGCGGGTAGTCCGGCAGGTACAGCGGATAGCTGATCATGTGGCTGTAGATGCCCAGCAGCGGGCTGTCCCTCCCTCCCAGCACGGGCGCGTAGTACCGGTTCCAGATGTCGCGCGACAGGCCCGCCACGGCCTCGCGAAGCTGCGCGGGCGTGGCGTCCGGGTGGTCGTACATCCAGTGCCACGTGGCCATGTCCACCAGCGCCACGCCGGCGATCTCCCAGGCCTGCCAGAAGTCGTTGAGCACGCGCTCGCGTTCGCTCTGGGCATCCGGCTTCCCCAGGCCCAGCAGCTCCAGGTCGCGCGCCTGGAAGACGAAGGCCAGCGCCTCCGTGAAGGCGTTGTTGGGGACGCCGGACAGGAGCGTGTGGTCCACCTCGTACAGGCTGAAGACCTGCTCCACGTTGTGCCCCAGCTCGTGCACCGCGATGTTGTAGCCCTTGTAGTCCATGCCCCCCTTCTCCACGCGCGTGCGCAGGCGGGGGAAGTCGCCCCGGCGCAGCGCCGGCTGGGCGTGGCCGGCGCCGCGCGAGGCGTCCACGCGGATGCGCGACGTGAGCATGTCGGCCTTCTCTCGCGTGAAGCCCAGCCCCTGGAGGATGCGGGGGATGTCGCGCGCGAAGGCGTCCGCCGTGGGGTAGCGCTTGCGCGTGAGCGCGTCCAGCTGCGCCTCCGGCACCTTCGAGCCCGGACGAAAGCCGGGGTACCACAGGTCCTGCGGCTCCAGCGGACGGCCCAGGCGCGACTCGATGAGCTTCGCCACGCGCGGCACCAGCGGAGACTCGAGCAGCTGCGTGAGCAACGCGCGCACGCGCGCCTCCGGCAGGCCCCGGTCCAGGTCGAAGCTGCGCGCGATGCGCGTGGGGGCCACCGGCGAATAGGGATCCGCCCGCCGCGACGCCTGGAAGGTCGCGAGCAGCCGCGCGTAGCGCGTGTCCGGCTCCGGCGCGGGGTCCGCCTTCGCGGGGCGCTCGGGTGCGTTCGGCTCCACCGACGCCGCCGGGGCCACCGTCACCTGGTTGGTGAACGGATCCCAGTCCACGCGCGGGTTGTCGATGACCGTCGCGGGGATGGACTGGGTGACGATTCGCTCCATCACCTGGACGATCATCCGCTGCTTCGCCAGCCCCTGGGGATCCGTGTAGTCCGCCTTCAACTCGTCGCGCAGGTTCCAGTGGCTGATGAGCCGCAGGCCCTGGGGGAACAGGCGCTGGCCCTTCGCGTCCACCAGGTGGTGCATCCAGACGTTGTATTCAGCGATGTAGAGGTTCGCGTCCGCGATGGCCTGCGACACCTTCTGCTCCACCGCCGCGGGCACGCGCCGGTTGAAGCGCGACGCGAGCTTCGCCTCCGCCCACTGCCGCCGCGTCCAGGCCGGACCGTCCTTCGTGCGCTCCTCCAGCGTGGTGAGCGGGAAGTTGAGCAGCACGACGAAGCCCGGCTTCGCCTGGAACAGGTCCGACGTGACGTTGGAGGAAGGGTCATACGCCGCGAGCAGCGGCTCCACCGGCAGCAGCGGCCCCAGGTCCAGGTCCGTGAACCACTGGAGCTCCCGGCCCAGCTCGTTCATGTGGCCGTCGAACTGCTCGAAGAGCCCTTCCAGGCGCTTGAACGTCGCGTCCAGCCGCGGGCCCTCCGGCAGGAACTGCTCTCGCGCGAAGGCCGCCAGGTCCCCGTCCTCCGCGCGCCACAGCGTGGCCACCTGCTCCACGCCGCGCTCGATGCGGGCCCGCTGGGCCTCACCGTGCTTCGCGACCAGCTCCGCCTCGAGGGAGGCCAGGGCCTCCTTCGACACGGGCGCGGATGACGCGGGCGCGGACGCAGCGCCTTGCGCGCGAGCGACGGACGCGGCGGGCGACGTGGGAGTGGACGGCGTGGCGCAGCCGAGGGCGGCCACGAGCGGCAGCAAGCGCAGGCGGGGGAAGCGGGTCGGCACGGACATGCGGGCTCCAGAACGGACAGAAGGCCCGACCCTGGAACGGATCGGACCCTCTGGGTGAATCAGGAAGTCGTCAGGATGACGACGGGCTCAGCGGGCTTCAGATGGGGCGAACGTTCTGCGCCTGCAGGCCCTTGGCGCCCTTGGCGACGTCGAACTCCACCTTCTGGCCCTCCTGGAGGCTGCGGAAGCCGTCCGCCTGGATGGCGGTGTGGTGGCAGAAGAGGTCCTCGCCGCCGCCGTCCTGCATGATGAAGCCGAAGCCCTTCGCATCGTTGAACCACTTCACGGTACCGGTCGCCATTGCCTTGTTCTTCTTTCATCGCGGACAGGGAAAGTCGCCATCCGGTCCCACAGAGTTCAACCCTACAAGACGGGGCGCACACTAGGCGGCCCGCTCCACGGAAGTCCACCACCCCTCCGGAAATAGGTCCGAAAGCCTGAAAGACAGAAGGCCCGACCCGGGGGGGGATCGGACCTTCTCGGGGTGCATCACGACGTCGTCAGGCTCAGGCCGCGCGAACGTTCTGCGCCTGCAGGCCCTTGGGGCCCTTGGCGACTTCGAACTCCACCTTCTGGCCCTCGGCCAGGGTGCGGAAGCCGTCCATGTTGATGGCGGTGTGGTGGCAGAACACGTCCTCGCCGCCGCCATCCTGGGTGATGAAGCCGAAGCCCTTCGCGTCGTTGAACCACTTCACGGTACCAGTCGCCATTGCCGTTCTTCTTTCATCGCGGACAGGAAGAGTCGCCGTCCGGTCCTACAGAGTTCAACCCTACAAGACGGGCGCGAGCCTAAGCGCCCGTCCCAGGCGAAGTCCACTTCCCGTTCAGGGCCTCACCACCCGCACTTCTGGCCCTTGTTCTGCTCCTGGAGCCAGCGGCGCAGCGGCGCGAAGTACTCCAGCATCGGCGTGGCATCCATCTGGCGGGTGCCCGTCATCGCGGCCAGCGCGTCCGGCCAGGGCTTGCTCGCGCCCAGCTCCAGCATCGCCTGGAGCCGCTGACCCGCGGCCTTGTTGCCGTAGATGGAGCACTCGTTGAGGGGGCCCTGGATGCCGGCCGCCTCGCACAGCGCCTTGTGGAACTGGAACTGGAGGATCCGCGCGAGGAAGTAGCGCGTGTAGGGCACGTTGGCGGGCACGTGGTACTTGGCGCCCGCATCGAAGTCCTGCTCCGTGCGGGCCACCGGCGCGGACACGCCCTGGTACTTCGTGCGCATCGCCCACCAGCTCTTGTTGTAGTCCGCCGGCTTCACCTTGCCGCTGAACACGTCCCAGCGCCACTGGTCCACCAGCAGGCCGAAGGGCAGGAAGGCCACCTTCTCCAGCGCGTCCTTGAGCTGGAGGTTGATGACGTTCTTGTCGTTCTTCTCCACCGCGCTCAGCAGGCCCGCCTGCTGGAGGTAGGCCGGGGTGATGGAGAGCGTGAGCGCGTCGCCAATGGCCTCGTGGAAGCCGTCGTTGGCGCCGGCCTGAAAGAGGACGGGGAGCTTGTAGTAGTACGTGTAGTAGTAGTCGTGGCCCAGCTCGTGGTGGATGGTGACCAGGTCCTCCTCGGTGGGCTTGATGCACATCTTGATGCGCAGGTCGTTGTCGTACGTCACGTCCCACGCGGAGGCGTGGCAGACGACGTCGCGGTCGCGCGGCTTGGTGAACTGCGAGCGCTCCCAGAAGGTCTGCGGCAGCGGCTTGAGGCCCAGCGAGGTGAAGAACTTCTCCCCCAGCTTCACCATCTTCTCCGCGTCATAGCCCTGCTTCACCAGCGCGGAGCCCACGTCCAGGCTGGCCTGACCGGGGAACGGCTCCACCAGCGGGTAGATGTTGTTCCACTCCTGCGCCCACATGTTGCCCAGCAGGTGCGCGGGGATGGGCTTGCCCGCGGGCACCTTCGCCTCGCCGTACTGCTTCGCGAGCCGGCCGCGCACGTAGCAGTGCAGCTCGTCGTACATGGGCTTGACCTGGCCCCAGAGGCGCTGCGCCTCCTGCTCGAACTCCGCGGGCGTCATGTCGTAGGACGACCGCCACAGCGTGCCCAGGTCGCTGAAGCCGATGTCCTTCGCGCCCGCGTTGGAGAGGTCCACCAGCTGCGTGTAGAGCGGGCGCATGGGGCGGCTGATGGCGTGCCAGCCCTGCCAGGCCTCCAGCAGCTCATCCGCGTCGCGGCTCTCCGCCATCACGTCGGACAGCTCCTCCAGGTCGCGGCACTTCCCCTTGCCGTCCTTGCCGCAGTACTTGCCCTTGCCGTACAGGCCCTCCAGCTTCGCGGCGGTGGCGGCCAGCTCCGCGCGCTGGGCGGGGTTCGCCGGGGCGGGCAGCGTCTGGGACACGCGCAAGAGGTGCAGCATCCGCGCGGTGTCCGCGTCCAGCTTCAGCCCGTCGAAGCGGCGCGAATCCTTGATGGCGTTGTTGACGTAGGCCATCACCTCTTCGTTGACGGAGGCCGCGTTGCGCTCCGTGTCGTCGGTGATGTACGTGCTCTTGATCCACTCGGCGGTGGCCTGCCGGGTCCAGAGCTGCTTCAGGTCCGCGTTGAGCTTCTCGGCGAACTGCTTCGCCTCCGCGGGCGTGGCCTTCGCGGACTTGGCCGGCGGGGCCTTCGCCGCGGGAGCGGGCGTCGTCTGCGCGACCGCGGCGGGGGCCGCGAGCGACAGGGCGGCCAGGGCCGCGCGCAACAGGGACTGCGAGGTGGGGGAGCGGGTCATGGGCGCGGACACTATGGGAAGTGCCCTGCCCTCGCACCCGCGAAGTCATGGCGCCCGCGCGCCCTCGGCCCAGCGGGGATGACGCATCCGTGCATCCCGACGCAGTGCGAAAACCGCGCGCCGCCCACGTCCGCGCGCCGTGGCCGTCCGGGGAGCGGCCAGCCGCGACGGGCGAACCCTGCCGAGCTGATACAGGCAGTGACAGTTTTGCTTCATGTTGCTCGGACACACCCGGGATGCGCGGTGGCCCGCCCCCGCGGCGGCGCTGGAGCAGGCGCGCGAGTTCCTGGTGGCGTGCCGGGACCGGCACGTGCTCGTGGCCCCGCGTACGGACGTGGATGGGCTCACGTCCGGCGTGCTGATGCTGCGAGCGCTCCAGTCACTGGGAGCCCGTCCGACCGCGCGCCTGCCGGGCAAGGGGGAGGACATCCACCATCCGGCCTTCCTCGAGCGGCTGGCGGCCTCCTCGGTGGAGGCACTGGTCGTGCTGGCCATGGGCACCCGCGCCGACCCCTTGCTGCCCGGAGTGCCCACGCTCATCGTCGGCCCTCCCGCATCGGACGACGCCCCACCCGGCGCGCGAGTGCTCACCGCGCACGGCCACGAGCCCGTGGCGAGCACGAGCTTGCTGACGTACGTGTTGACGTCGTCGTTCGTCGTGCCCGGTCCGCTCGAGTGGCTGGCGGTGTTGGGGACGGTGGCGGCCCTGGGCGCGGACGCGCCGATGCCATTCCTCAAGGACGCGCTGCGACGCGCGAAGCGCACGGCCATCACGGAGTCGGTGGCCCTGCTCAACGCGGCCCGCCGTTCGAGCCGGTTCGCGGCCCCGCTGGCGATGCAGGTGTTGCTGCGCGCGGGCGGCGCCGCGGACATCGCGGAGGGGCGCGTGCCCGGCGTGGACGCGCTGCGCGACTGCCGCCTGGAGGTGCAACGCGAAGTGGCCCGGTGCGCGAGGACGCCACCGCGCTTCGCGGGCCACCAGGCGCTCCTGCTGTTCAGCTCCGAGGCGCGCGTGCACTCGCTGGTGGCGATGCGCTGGGTGCAGCGGCTGCCAGAGCACACCCTCATCGCCGCCAACACCGGCTATCTGCCGGGCAGGGTGGATTTCGTGATCAGAGGCCGCGCGCAGATGGAGCTGCCCGAGCCGCTCCGGGGCCTCGTCCCGGCAGCTCCGGGTGATGCGTTCGCGCGGGCCATACGAGGCAGCCTGCCACCCGGCGAGTTCCTGCGCCTGATGGACGCGCTGGGCTTCCGGGGGCTGAGCAGCCGGGACGTCGAGCGGCG
It encodes the following:
- a CDS encoding cold-shock protein; this translates as MATGTVKWFNDAKGFGFITQDGGGEDVFCHHTAINMDGFRTLAEGQKVEFEVAKGPKGLQAQNVRAA
- a CDS encoding AI-2E family transporter, producing MKVPQSAASPEVSPVLHVVHPEPVPPAGDPAALDEAEARRVDFVWSGAMVGSLALVFALLSVSGGVAVPVLLALTGAYAFNPLVTLLEKRGLDRTWGTSVLFFAGTLLLVGAGLYLVPVFRDEAAKLPGFFQRASTQVVPQVESLLGVSLPDLVSQRTAELGEKASELIQSAGPTAARLVASFAGNTARFAATLLGLSVVPVLAFFFLQDYPRLMGSIQDLLPRRSVALVSQRFREVDEVLSAFVQGQLTVGAILSVLYAVGLSVARIDLAIAIGLIAGFGNMVPYLGTGIGVVLAVLGVLLSWQGPWQLAVVAATFIIGQLAEGFVITPRVVGEKVGLAPVAVIIAVLAFGELFGFVGILLAVPASAILKVVLSVVLQRYRRTELYKGSGRGP
- a CDS encoding FKBP-type peptidyl-prolyl cis-trans isomerase, whose product is MRMQWKAALVLMLGAPGLALAQSSTKTSKPAAAPEAPAQAASQAPPDLQTDDQKAIYSLGVTLGQSVTALALTPAEVQLLQHGLQDALAGTSPAVDPKEYTPKIQALAKARQAQVNVATLDRASKEPGATRLPSGVIYRELKAGTGKVPRAIDTVKVHYRGTLVDGSEFDSSYARGMAAEFPLNGVIPCWTQGVQKMKVGGKAKLTCPASTAYGERPPTGSRIPPNAVLQFDVELVDIPGNTAVTP
- a CDS encoding M2 family metallopeptidase; the protein is MTRSPTSQSLLRAALAALSLAAPAAVAQTTPAPAAKAPPAKSAKATPAEAKQFAEKLNADLKQLWTRQATAEWIKSTYITDDTERNAASVNEEVMAYVNNAIKDSRRFDGLKLDADTARMLHLLRVSQTLPAPANPAQRAELAATAAKLEGLYGKGKYCGKDGKGKCRDLEELSDVMAESRDADELLEAWQGWHAISRPMRPLYTQLVDLSNAGAKDIGFSDLGTLWRSSYDMTPAEFEQEAQRLWGQVKPMYDELHCYVRGRLAKQYGEAKVPAGKPIPAHLLGNMWAQEWNNIYPLVEPFPGQASLDVGSALVKQGYDAEKMVKLGEKFFTSLGLKPLPQTFWERSQFTKPRDRDVVCHASAWDVTYDNDLRIKMCIKPTEEDLVTIHHELGHDYYYTYYYKLPVLFQAGANDGFHEAIGDALTLSITPAYLQQAGLLSAVEKNDKNVINLQLKDALEKVAFLPFGLLVDQWRWDVFSGKVKPADYNKSWWAMRTKYQGVSAPVARTEQDFDAGAKYHVPANVPYTRYFLARILQFQFHKALCEAAGIQGPLNECSIYGNKAAGQRLQAMLELGASKPWPDALAAMTGTRQMDATPMLEYFAPLRRWLQEQNKGQKCGW
- a CDS encoding uracil-DNA glycosylase; amino-acid sequence: MTKLEKLHQEIIACRACPRLVAWREEVARVKRRAYRDWDYWGKPVPGFGDPKARLIIVGLAPAAHGANRTGRMFTGDRSGDFLFAGLHRAGFASQPHSESRDDGLALTDAFIVASARCAPPDNKPLPEELARCAPFLDREMALLPGRVLLALGAIGWNAALASAARTGGPLPTPRPVFGHGAEFRLPDGRWLVGSYHVSQQNTQTGRLTPAMFDAVLKRVRVLLEERT
- a CDS encoding LPP20 family lipoprotein; translation: MRRSLWGLLLVVPLTALGQGKDAKSAAPAVEAVRGAGSPGINWEGQILRATGSGAPDLKAANPAQARLGAERAAKLDAFRNLLEQAKVIQVSAGRTVGDEWSRDEVKARVEGAIRGYKVVARRYFSDSGVELDVEVPLAALTAALTPAQDVAIVLNAEGAAKYTGLVVDARGLGVKPVLSPRLVDAAGKALYGATVLTDEARGTTGVAAWFENLEAARKAARVGDKPLVVKAAQLQGSDLVLNAEGARALTEANTRFLAEGRVVIVTQ
- a CDS encoding PilZ domain-containing protein, whose protein sequence is MSEKRKANRAPLDIYLNKYMGGVPYMTRAADISQEGVSLSRLIEPQHDARRVGLQFQLPGSEEIIYAEGEVVREWKELGRKEQSGVRFTLLTERHRKMIDAYVDRHTEGN
- a CDS encoding cold-shock protein; protein product: MATGTVKWFNDAKGFGFIMQDGGGEDLFCHHTAIQADGFRSLQEGQKVEFDVAKGAKGLQAQNVRPI
- a CDS encoding PEGA domain-containing protein, which translates into the protein MRVGWAAVLTLAVLAGGCAAKQEQPATVVRARELMASAEGKSGDLVLRCEPSDADVLLDGVEQGKCSDFSGVSRSLRLHDAGFHQVEVKKRGFYPYTTYYSPSGARVTLNVKLRPLAPEGGGAP